In a single window of the Elaeis guineensis isolate ETL-2024a chromosome 8, EG11, whole genome shotgun sequence genome:
- the LOC105032410 gene encoding transcription factor bHLH62 isoform X1, with product MNCGPPPDQLRPCFLNLNWEQSMDPTGHFESALSSIVSSPSSNSPVPAEGLAVNNLVGRLASVYNCGEEISPRSHHMGAPLNSPPKLNLSMMGYLGHQQPAIGGLPFPANPIPVAHLDELSADPGFAKRAARFSCFDGRNYSGLAGQFGLPRASSSQSLKATGPQMGLPESGKAIQTQEGKQLEANDAEFGNAREESSVSDPISAGGEVSLRGAGENNPRKRKAAPKGKGKDTALPNSAIDPPKAAEEEDPNAKKSRFAEDDGIDKESINPKVEQNGSGSGSASGDGGAQKQGKENNVKPLEPPKDYIHVRARRGQATDSHSLAERVRREKISQRMKLLQDLVPGCNKVTGKAVMLDEIINYVQSLQRQVEFLSMKLATVNPRLDFNNVADLLPKDMHQTCGPVLNSVYPLETSGAALSYTSQLQQGAPLHCVVTSALETQCTVNPLDPTLCRTLSSHQPFINGFGDASSQMGTFWEDDLQSVVPMDLGQNQEIAVSSQSFHGPLPTAHMKIEL from the exons ATGAATTGCGGGCCGCCACCAGATCAGCTGCGGCCGTGCTTCCTCAACCTCAACTGGGAGCAGTCCATGGACCCGACCGGCCACTTCGAGTCGGCGCTCAGCTCCATCGTCTCGTCGCCGTCGTCCAATTCCCCTGTTCCAGCCGAGGGCCTCGCCGTCAATAACCTTGTCGGGCGGCTGGCGAGCGTCTACAATTGCGGCGAGGAGATCTCCCCCCGGTCTCACCACATGGGTGCCCCTTTGAATTCCCCTCCAAAACTCAATCTTTCCATGATGGGCTACCTCGGCCACCAGCAGCCGGCCATCGGTGGTCTGCCATTCCCTGCTAACCCGATTCCCGTCGCCCATTTGGATGAATTGTCTGCCGACCCGGGGTTCGCCAAGAGGGCTGCGAGGTTTTCTTGCTTTGATGGCCGGAATTACAGCGGGTTGGCAGGCCAATTTGGGCTCCCGAGGGCATCGAGCAGCCAGTCTCTCAAGGCAACTGGACCCCAAATGGGGCTGCCAGAGAGTGGTAAGGCGATCCAGACGCAGGAGGGGAAGCAATTGGAGGCAAATGATGCAGAATTTGGTAATGCTCGAGAGGAATCATCAGTGTCGGATCCAATCTCCGCAGGTGGAGAGGTGAGCTTGAGAGGTGCAGGTGAGAACAATCCAAGGAAGAGGAAAGCTGCTCCAAAGGGCAAAGGAAAGGACACAGCTTTACCCAATTCTGCCATAGATCCTCCCAAG GCGGCAGAGGAGGAGGATCCAAATGCAAAGAAAAGTAGGTTTGCAGAAGATGATGGAATTGACAAGGAATCAATTAACCCAAAGGTTGAACAGAATGGCAGTGGCAGTGGTAGTGCTAGTGGTGATGGTGGTGCTCAAAAACAAGGGAAGGAGAACAATGTGAAGCCCCTCGAGCCGCCTAAAGACTATATTCATGTCAGGGCGAGAAGAGGCCAGGCCACTGATAGCCATAGCCTTGCAGAAAGG GTCAGAAGAGAGAAGATCAGCCAGCGCATGAAGTTACTACAAGATCTTGTCCCAGGTTGCAATAAG GTTACTGGAAAAGCGGTTATGCTTGATGAGATTATTAACTATGTACAATCATTGCAACGCCAAGTCGAG TTTCTTTCTATGAAGCTGGCAACGGTGAATCCACGGTTAGATTTCAACAATGTCGCAGATCTCCTCCCCAAAGAT ATGCATCAAACTTGTGGGCCTGTGTTGAATTCAGTTTATCCATTAGAGACCTCAGGTGCAGCATTATCATACACCAGCCAACTGCAGCAGGGTGCTCCTCTCCATTGTGTTGTGACCAGTGCCTTGGAAACCCAGTGCACTGTGAACCCATTAGACCCCACTCTCTGTCGAACTCTAAGCAGTCACCAACCTTTCATTAATGGATTTGGAGATGCTTCATCTCAG ATGGGGACTTTCTGGGAGGATGATCTCCAAAGTGTTGTTCCCATGGACTTGGGACAGAATCAGGAGATTGCAGTCTCTTCTCAGAGCTTTCATG GTCCATTGCCAACAGCTCACatgaaaattgagctctga
- the LOC105032410 gene encoding transcription factor bHLH78 isoform X2: MNCGPPPDQLRPCFLNLNWEQSMDPTGHFESALSSIVSSPSSNSPVPAEGLAVNNLVGRLASVYNCGEEISPRSHHMGAPLNSPPKLNLSMMGYLGHQQPAIGGLPFPANPIPVAHLDELSADPGFAKRAARFSCFDGRNYSGLAGQFGLPRASSSQSLKATGPQMGLPESGKAIQTQEGKQLEANDAEFGNAREESSVSDPISAGGEVSLRGAGENNPRKRKAAPKGKGKDTALPNSAIDPPKAAEEEDPNAKKSRFAEDDGIDKESINPKVEQNGSGSGSASGDGGAQKQGKENNVKPLEPPKDYIHVRARRGQATDSHSLAERVRREKISQRMKLLQDLVPGCNKVTGKAVMLDEIINYVQSLQRQVEMHQTCGPVLNSVYPLETSGAALSYTSQLQQGAPLHCVVTSALETQCTVNPLDPTLCRTLSSHQPFINGFGDASSQMGTFWEDDLQSVVPMDLGQNQEIAVSSQSFHGPLPTAHMKIEL; this comes from the exons ATGAATTGCGGGCCGCCACCAGATCAGCTGCGGCCGTGCTTCCTCAACCTCAACTGGGAGCAGTCCATGGACCCGACCGGCCACTTCGAGTCGGCGCTCAGCTCCATCGTCTCGTCGCCGTCGTCCAATTCCCCTGTTCCAGCCGAGGGCCTCGCCGTCAATAACCTTGTCGGGCGGCTGGCGAGCGTCTACAATTGCGGCGAGGAGATCTCCCCCCGGTCTCACCACATGGGTGCCCCTTTGAATTCCCCTCCAAAACTCAATCTTTCCATGATGGGCTACCTCGGCCACCAGCAGCCGGCCATCGGTGGTCTGCCATTCCCTGCTAACCCGATTCCCGTCGCCCATTTGGATGAATTGTCTGCCGACCCGGGGTTCGCCAAGAGGGCTGCGAGGTTTTCTTGCTTTGATGGCCGGAATTACAGCGGGTTGGCAGGCCAATTTGGGCTCCCGAGGGCATCGAGCAGCCAGTCTCTCAAGGCAACTGGACCCCAAATGGGGCTGCCAGAGAGTGGTAAGGCGATCCAGACGCAGGAGGGGAAGCAATTGGAGGCAAATGATGCAGAATTTGGTAATGCTCGAGAGGAATCATCAGTGTCGGATCCAATCTCCGCAGGTGGAGAGGTGAGCTTGAGAGGTGCAGGTGAGAACAATCCAAGGAAGAGGAAAGCTGCTCCAAAGGGCAAAGGAAAGGACACAGCTTTACCCAATTCTGCCATAGATCCTCCCAAG GCGGCAGAGGAGGAGGATCCAAATGCAAAGAAAAGTAGGTTTGCAGAAGATGATGGAATTGACAAGGAATCAATTAACCCAAAGGTTGAACAGAATGGCAGTGGCAGTGGTAGTGCTAGTGGTGATGGTGGTGCTCAAAAACAAGGGAAGGAGAACAATGTGAAGCCCCTCGAGCCGCCTAAAGACTATATTCATGTCAGGGCGAGAAGAGGCCAGGCCACTGATAGCCATAGCCTTGCAGAAAGG GTCAGAAGAGAGAAGATCAGCCAGCGCATGAAGTTACTACAAGATCTTGTCCCAGGTTGCAATAAG GTTACTGGAAAAGCGGTTATGCTTGATGAGATTATTAACTATGTACAATCATTGCAACGCCAAGTCGAG ATGCATCAAACTTGTGGGCCTGTGTTGAATTCAGTTTATCCATTAGAGACCTCAGGTGCAGCATTATCATACACCAGCCAACTGCAGCAGGGTGCTCCTCTCCATTGTGTTGTGACCAGTGCCTTGGAAACCCAGTGCACTGTGAACCCATTAGACCCCACTCTCTGTCGAACTCTAAGCAGTCACCAACCTTTCATTAATGGATTTGGAGATGCTTCATCTCAG ATGGGGACTTTCTGGGAGGATGATCTCCAAAGTGTTGTTCCCATGGACTTGGGACAGAATCAGGAGATTGCAGTCTCTTCTCAGAGCTTTCATG GTCCATTGCCAACAGCTCACatgaaaattgagctctga